A genomic region of Caenorhabditis elegans chromosome V contains the following coding sequences:
- the fbxa-206 gene encoding F-box domain-containing protein (Confirmed by transcript evidence) has product MSQLSPKNKNDLRQCVLYEFIDGKPVFEAYKSFCDVIGDSCMDYVDFEFWFMRFANGNLNLDFNFDKSSSLSIFNIPIEILVKIMNELDWVSRLSMRQVSRAFRSIVDEESKMPKSLSFGFYDDTVFLQYDDSCVKYKDLEEEGHDDKIDIALFDFGVTLINPRLKLDYFEVLIDAKHGLDIDSDKCFKSLEALLKARNLPLPVKNVNIETNSGYEMNHAKNIIPYLKSGVLEKIVTNCDSSSFENIEIMKEIVELDQWKQAKHLEIDSLVKIPIENFLHFEHFELFFEHLCFQDVKERLLESSNFRHCTLQVMNSFDLEELAANFGIQYMGDDEGIRQTTFYEISTNSLEMTMFLDFVTFDRKF; this is encoded by the exons aTGAGCCAGTTATCGCCGAAAAATAAGAACGATCTGCGACAATGCGTTCTTTACGAGTTTATCGACGGAAAACCAGTTTTTGAAGCGTATAAAAGCTTCTGCGATGTGATAGGAGATTCGTGTATGGATTACGTTGACTTTGAATTTTGGTTCATGAGATTTGCcaatggaaatttgaatttggattTCAACTTTGACAAAAGTTCTTCCCTGTCGATTTTCAATATCCCTATcgaaattttagtgaaaattatgaatgaaTTGGATTGGGTTTCAAG attatcGATGAGACAAGTCTCCCGTGCCTTCAGATCCATTGTCGACGAGGAAAGCAAGATGCCGAAGAGTTTGTCGTTTGGATTCTACGATGATACTGTATTTCTTCAATATGACGATTCTTGCGTCAAGTATAAAGATCTGGAAGAGGAAGGCCACGACGATAAAATCGATATCGCACTTTTCGATTTCGGCGTCACTTTGATAAATCCTAGATTGAAGCTGGATTACTTTGAAGTATTGATTGATGCGAAGCACGGATTAGATATAGACTCGGATAAATGCTTCAAAAGCTTGGAGGCCTTGCTGAAGGCCCGAAATTTGCCGCTTCcagtgaaaaatgtgaatataGAGACGAATAGTGGGTACGAGATGAACCATGCGAAGAATATTATTCCTTATCTGAAAAGTGGTGTTCTCGAGAAAATCGTGACGAATTGTGACTCTTCATCctttgaaaatatcgaaataaTGAAGGAAATCGTCGAGTTGGATCAGTGGAAACAGGCGAAACATCTGGAAATTGATAGTCTCGTTAAAATTCCCATTGAGAATTTTCTGCATTTCGAGCATTTTGAGCTGTTCTTCGAGCACTTGTGCTTTCAGGACGTCAAGGAG aggcTCCTAGAATCCTCGAACTTCCGCCACTGCACGCTGCAAGTCATGAATTCCTTCGATCTTGAAGAACTGGCggcaaattttggaattcagTACATGGGAGATGATGAAGGGATACGGCAGACAACTTTCTACgaaatttcgacaaattcTCTTGAAATGACaatgtttttggattttgttacttttgaccggaaattttga
- the Y102A5C.2 gene encoding uncharacterized protein (Confirmed by transcript evidence), translating into MILVMCGCVCTMLYYGFCAPKDTRKIIKYWFLTKILRRTVPRPQLDGIDNSVHQDDLNAGVDAERQPVPPGDAVEIEENQNDEVREAAENHSNREEDQNVENQPIPPGDAEIRVQIEDENGENQDNNIIVINPPNRQNVEAEPDAEQPQFDEELTIRHDAIQVKPKRS; encoded by the exons ATGATATTGGTAATGTGCGGCTGTGTCTGTACAATGCTATATTA cggTTTCTGCGCACCGAAGGACACTAGAAAGATCATCAAATATTGGTTTTTGACCAAAATTCTTCGTCGAACAGTTCCACGTCCGCAACTTGACGGCATAGATAATTCTGTGCATCAAGATGATCTTAATGCGGGTGTCGACGCTGAACGTCAACCGGTTCCTCCTGGAGACGCAG ttgaaattgaagaaaatcaaaacgaCGAAGTTCGAGAAGCTGCTGAAAATCATTCGAATCGAGAAGAAGATCAGAATGTCGAAAATCAACCGATTCCTCCCGGAGACGCAGAAATTAGGGTTCAAATTGAAG ATGAAAACGGAGAAAATCAAGACAATAACATCATAGTGATCAATCCGCCGAATAGACAAAACGTTGAAGCTGAACCGGACGCTGAGCAACCACAATTCGATGAGGAGCTGACTATAAGACATGATGCGATTCAAGTGAAGCCGAAACGGAGCTAG
- the Y102A5C.4 gene encoding EGF-like domain-containing protein (Partially confirmed by transcript evidence), with amino-acid sequence MLLNLFVFLVIGMFLKCIKRKCQLISEDVQQTLGSLTNVGEYVIELADNVAPTNLTRKFVVLSNTIGKYLEGPKLQPRNELTLSTRVELEDLVVVVPKKYSKLDDLKYAKKFFTSSVEILKTVVTVTAMIERCSKYTGIFMSEYVQLALGSIMTLGGIVIGWLLKPSEGLNEKMGELNKEFEKISKNMNSRLEDLQSSRFSPEFFKEAATAVTLMTYMQRTISHPSKENIRNFLRECEKTSPGHLGLKLAHMLRDTSTNPLKMAMDAQKVPKKAVFEKWRETLDAVLTQCLVLEAFYNGMRGGGKDEMDMLNYKIKEHKEQIVCLRAMYNSRTTYWAYMQNMIHHVQDVFAVCSNESKAGILKDTLEEIMTNDAFYIIVFDYMSLFGQFLGVYKCYGFSYADEKNVLSSYNRGNCNVVLFRSVGFQRQKTYSQQLRTLLITHQPTLVNMPLYSWIFQNNYLYTTTATKDIRAKLGSNCGFVGIVCVAQKPCVEWANCDFEFGPGHFTTEVLEPNNDAYEFSKYLMIAGIC; translated from the exons atgctCTTGAACTTATTCGTATTTTTAGTTATTGGCATGTTTCTAAAGTGCATCAAGAGAAAATGTCAGTTGATTTCTGAAGACGTGCAACAGACACTGGGTAGTCTCACAAATGTCGGCGAATACGTTATCGAGTTGGCTGACAATGTTGCGCCAACTAACCTCACTAGAAAGTTTGTCGTGCTCAGTAACACCATTGGAAAGTATTTGGAAGGACCTAAATTACAACCACGCAATGAATTAACTTTGTCAACTCGTGTGGAATTG gaaGACCTCGTCGTggttgttccaaaaaaatattcaaagctGGATGATTtaaaatatgccaaaaaattttttacatcaagtgttgaaattttaaaaaccgttGTTACGGTCACCGCTATGATTGAGAGGTGTTCTAAGTATACAGGAATCTTTATGTCCGAGTATGTACAACTAGCTCTGGGTTCAATCATGACACTTGGCGGAATTGTCATCGGGTGGCTGCTTAAACCATCGGAAGGGCTGAATGAGAAAATGGGTGAACTCAATaaggagtttgaaaaaatttcaaagaatatgAACTCTCGGTTGGAAGATCTCCAATCGTCCAGGTTTTCACCAGAGTTTTTCAAG gaagcGGCAACAGCAGTAACATTGATGACGTACATGCAACGGACAATCTCGCATCCAAGCAAAGAGAACATACGTAATTTTCTGAGAGAGTGTGAAAAAACGTCGCCAGGGCATTTGGGTCTT aagcTCGCACACATGCTGCGTGACACATCAACAAATCCTTTGAAAATGGCCATGGACGCACAAAAAGTGCCAAAGAAGgcagttttcgaaaaatggagaGAGACACTCGATGCCGTGCTTACTCAATGT cttGTCCTTGAAGCGTTTTACAACGGAATGCGCGGCGGAGGTAAAGATGAAATGGATATGTTGAACTACAAGATCAAGGAACATAAGGAACAAATAGTCTGTCTACGTGCCATGTACAATAGCAGAACAACTTACTGGGCGTATATGCAAAATATGATTCACCACGTACAGGACGTGTTTGCAGTGTGTTCAAATGAGAGCAAAGCGGGAATTTTGAAGGACACACTGGAGGAGATCATGACAAA CGACGCTTTCTACATAATCGTCTTTGACTATATGAGTTTGTTTGGACAATTCCTCGGCGTTTACAAATGCTATGGATTCAGTTATGCCGACGAGAAAAATGTTCTTTCATCATACAATCGTGGTAACTGCAATGTTGTTCTCTTCCGGAGCGTGGGATTTCAACGACAAAAAACATATTCACAACAATTGAGAACGCTGCTGATTACTCATCAACCCACACTGGTCAACATGCCTCTGTAcagttggatttttcaaaataattacttGTACACAACTACTGCAACGAAAGACATTCGAGCAAAACTCGGCAGCAATTGTGGTTTCGTCGGAATTGTCTGTGTGGCTCAGAAGCCGTGTGTAGAATGGGCAAACTGCGATTTTGAATTCGGGCCTGGACATTTCACAACTGAAGTACTTGAACCGAACAATGATGCTTACGAGTTCTCCAAGTATCTGATGATTGCAGGAATTTGCTga
- the Y102A5C.36 gene encoding Fibronectin type-III domain-containing protein (Confirmed by transcript evidence), whose amino-acid sequence MMESEEMQEFITVENSPGPAKVHTVQPELQFNAETRAIALNWTPPADSLPIPILRQAFDLLEQREQRDEGDCSVPGV is encoded by the exons ATGATGGAATCGGAGGAAATGCAAGAGTTTATCACGGTGGAGAA cagCCCAGGTCCTGCAAAAGTCCACACAGTTCAACCGGAACTCCAGTTTAACGCCGAAACCCGTGCAATCGCGTTGAACTGGACCCCACCAGCCGATTCCCTACCAATTCCGATTCTTCGGCAAGCATTCGATTTGCTTGAGCAGCGTGAGCAGCGAGATGAAGGCGATTGTTCAGTTCCAGGTGTTTAA
- the fbxa-148 gene encoding F-box domain-containing protein (Partially confirmed by transcript evidence): MTDNLLNQLESCKICILRGVCKKLKNFIDNKDPGFKIVKITVHQNSSDMFMDREGGYTFVNDLPHGIVGRARRMCKSKKNTHLDSLLGCLSVLMKNSELQLDSLDIIVYHNHNTIVKWFEELVQSKNQTHCKHVQLVAPGVQHSSEVRSFRIWPNRCEGKHSAGGCESFCSRIQ, from the exons ATGACCGACAACCTGCTGAATCAGTTGGAATCTTGcaaaat atgtattcTCCGCGGCGTGTGtaagaaactgaaaaactttatCGATAACAAAGATCCAGGTTTTAAAATCGTTAAAATAACTGTCCATCAAAACAGTAGCGATATGTTTATGGACAGAGAAGGTGGGTATACCTTCGTAAATGATCTACCTCATGGCATTGTTGGTAGAGCGCGGCGTATGTgcaaatcgaagaaaaatacTCATTTGGATTCACTCCTGGGGTGTTTATCAGTGTTGATGAAGAATTCGGAACTTCAGTTGGATTCATTGGATATCATAGTTTACCACAATCATAACACAATAGTTAAGTGGTTCGAAGAACTAGTCCAATCGAAAAATCAGACTCACTGCAAACATGTCCAACTGGTGGCACCTGGAGTTCAGC ATTCTTCTGAAGTCCGCTCATTTCGAATATGGCCAAATCGATGTGAAGGAAAACATTCCGCAGGAGGTTGTGAGAGTTTTTGTTCCAGAATTCAATGA
- the fbxa-112 gene encoding DUF38 domain-containing protein (Partially confirmed by transcript evidence), whose protein sequence is MTDNLLNQLESCKICILRGVCKSKKNTHLDSLLGCLSVLMKNSELQLDSLDIIVYHNHNTIVKWFEELVQSKNQTHCKHVQLVAPGVQRMLSFLSHFKPEFLETIIIAQNGVENSGEICKFIDIVESEQWKRAKSIYVYSIISSNFPIENLFHLTVFCVPLGELAVSDAIKIRDILLKSAHFEYGQIDVKENIPQEVVRVFVPEFNDEIPRYRSRGLEFKVDQFQLTFSFNSVIIKKT, encoded by the exons ATGACCGACAACCTGCTGAATCAGTTGGAATCTTGcaaaat atgtattcTCCGCGGCGTGTgcaaatcgaagaaaaatacTCATTTGGATTCACTCCTGGGGTGTTTATCAGTGTTGATGAAGAATTCGGAACTTCAGTTGGATTCATTGGATATCATAGTTTACCACAATCATAACACAATAGTTAAGTGGTTCGAAGAACTAGTCCAATCGAAAAATCAGACTCACTGCAAACATGTCCAACTGGTGGCACCTGGAGTTCAGCGTATGTTATCTTTCTTGTCCCATTTCAAACCTGAATTTCTCGAAACAATCATTATTGCACAAAATGGAGTGGAGAATTCGGgagaaatttgtaaattcatTGATATAGTTGAATCGGAACAATGGAAACGAGCGAAATCGATTTATGTCTATTCAATAATCtcctccaattttccaattgaaaacCTCTTCCATCTGACCGTTTTCTGTGTTCCGTTGGGAGAATTGGCAGTTTCTGATGCAATTAAAATTAGAGAT ATTCTTCTGAAGTCCGCTCATTTCGAATATGGCCAAATCGATGTGAAGGAAAACATTCCGCAGGAGGTTGTGAGAGTTTTTGTTCCAGAATTCAATGATGAAATCCCTCGCTATCGTTCTCGTGGGCTTGAATTCAAAGTCGATCAATTTCAACTCACATTCAGCTTTAACTCGGTGATAATCAAAAAGACTTGA
- the fbxa-111 gene encoding F-box domain-containing protein (Confirmed by transcript evidence), producing the protein MTENLTKQLNSCKIAHAPSLSGMPLDIINRILDKLDPIFRFSLRRVCRNLRNVIDNRDPEIEQVHVLFQSNQSVLTINSTFEFDYNLYAILDDLASLWKNPKLQLKSFYASTSGKHQETVVDSFEEIARLDYQIHCKHFGLYLFEFDDVLTFLPLFKPGILEEIVITTFEQVGNDEAFDIIETEQWKQAKSITLHSMNKLSYFTFPIEDLFHLCKFSVSLEELTVFDALKIRNILLKSVHFEAGQINVKNKIQDDVLRVFNPEFNDNIFRYDNFELTFKLNSLNVKKI; encoded by the exons atgaccgaaaaccTGACGAAACAGTTGAATTCTTGCAAGAT CGCCCACGCTCCCTCGCTATCTGGTATGCCATTGGATATTATCAACAGGATTCTTGACAAGTTGGATCCAATCTTTCg ATTTTCTCTCCGGAGAGTGTGTCGGAATCTGAGAAACGTCATTGATAACAGAGACCCGGAAATTGAGCAAGTACATGTTCTTTTCCAGTCAAACCAAAGTGTTCTTACTATCAACTCAACATTTGAGTTTGACTACAATCTGTATGCTATACTGGATGATTTGGCAAGTTTGTGGAAGAACCCGAAACTTCAGTTGAAATCATTTTATGCCTCAACATCAGGAAAACATCAGGAAACTGTAGTGGATTCGTTTGAGGAAATTGCTAGATTAGATTATCAGATTCACTGCAAACATTTTGGACTTTATCTGTTTGAATTTGATGATGTGTTAACTTTCTTGCCCCTTTTTAAACCTGGAATTCTAGAAGAGATTGTCATAACTACGTTCGAGCAAGTAGGAAACGATGAAGCATTTGATATAATTGAAACGGAACAATGGAAACAAGCAAAATCAATTACTTTGCATTCAATGAACAAATTGAGTTACTTCACTTTTCCCATTGAAGACCTTTTTCATCTGTGCAAATTCTCTGTGTCACTAGAAGAATTAACAGTTTTTGATGCACTTAAAATCAGAAAT ATTCTCCTGAAATCCGTACATTTTGAAGCTGGTCAAATCaatgtaaaaaacaaaatccagGATGATGTTTTGAGAGTTTTCAACCCAGAATTCAACGATAATATTTTTCGCTATGACAATTTTGAACTCACTTTTAAGTTAAATTCGTTGAACGTTAAAAAGATTTAA
- the clec-238 gene encoding C-type lectin domain-containing protein (Partially confirmed by transcript evidence) produces MFLAIPILLLLLPALINACIPTQQVETTLAPTTTVFVAPTTTTSTTTTTTTTTTTTTSTTTTTPIPCPTDWEQFERPSGTWCIRVFVGSGPRSNADSMCSVQGAVVSGIQNQEEIDFIVGSWISMYGSTGSMWVGAQRTAACWTLQGQTAACSKTTSFEWTDNSATGTDGYVWNSAVEPNNVGGMEQCLVLTWTGLMSDQTCARTDYVGYVCGKAPM; encoded by the exons ATGTTCCTTGCCATTCcaattcttcttctcctccttcCCGCGCTTATCAATGCGTGTATCCCCACGCAACAAGTGGAAA CAACTCTTGCTCCGACTACAACAGTTTTTGTGGCACCTACTACGACTACat CCACAACTACCACAACGACCACGACAACTACCACTACAACGTCTACAACCACAACCACTCCCA ttccgtgTCCAACAGACTGGGAGCAATTCGAACGACCTAGTGGGACATGGTGCATTAGG GTGTTTGTTGGATCTGGACCACGTTCAAATGCAGATTCCATGTGTTCTGTGCAGGGAGCAGTCGTCAGTGGTATTCAAAATCAGGAGGAGATAGATTTCATAGTTG GTTCCTGGATCTCTATGTATGGTTCAACCGGTTCCATGTGGGTTGGTGCTCAGAGAACTGCCGCATGTTGGACTTTACAAGGCCAGACCGCAGCCTGCTCAAAAACCACTTCTTTTGAATGGACAGACAACTCGGCGACCGGTACCGATGGTTATGTTTGGAATAGTGCAGTGGAGCCGAACAATGTAGGCGGAAT GGAACAATGTCTAGTTTTGACCTGGACAGGCCTGATGTCTGATCAAAC atgcgcTCGTACTGATTATGTTGGTTATGTGTGTGGAAAAGCGCCAATGTGA
- the clec-238 gene encoding C-type lectin domain-containing protein (Partially confirmed by transcript evidence), producing the protein MGDCFGIVLSGKNPRKDRIKLRSSYMICVCFFVLISAVNSCIPTQQVETTTTTTTTTTTTTTSTTTTTPIPCPTDWEQFERPSGTWCIRVFVGSGPRSNADSMCSVQGAVVSGIQNQEEIDFIVGSWISMYGSTGSMWVGAQRTAACWTLQGQTAACSKTTSFEWTDNSATGTDGYVWNSAVEPNNVGGMEQCLVLTWTGLMSDQTCARTDYVGYVCGKAPM; encoded by the exons ATGGGTGATTGTTTCGGCATTGTCCTTTCTGGGAAAAATCCACGCAAAGACAGGATCAAATTGAGATCGTCCTATATGATTTGTGTCTGCTTTTTTGTACTTATTTCTGCCGTTAACTCTTGTATTCCAACTCAGCAAGTGGAAA CCACAACTACCACAACGACCACGACAACTACCACTACAACGTCTACAACCACAACCACTCCCA ttccgtgTCCAACAGACTGGGAGCAATTCGAACGACCTAGTGGGACATGGTGCATTAGG GTGTTTGTTGGATCTGGACCACGTTCAAATGCAGATTCCATGTGTTCTGTGCAGGGAGCAGTCGTCAGTGGTATTCAAAATCAGGAGGAGATAGATTTCATAGTTG GTTCCTGGATCTCTATGTATGGTTCAACCGGTTCCATGTGGGTTGGTGCTCAGAGAACTGCCGCATGTTGGACTTTACAAGGCCAGACCGCAGCCTGCTCAAAAACCACTTCTTTTGAATGGACAGACAACTCGGCGACCGGTACCGATGGTTATGTTTGGAATAGTGCAGTGGAGCCGAACAATGTAGGCGGAAT GGAACAATGTCTAGTTTTGACCTGGACAGGCCTGATGTCTGATCAAAC atgcgcTCGTACTGATTATGTTGGTTATGTGTGTGGAAAAGCGCCAATGTGA
- the srh-206 gene encoding Serpentine Receptor, class H (Partially confirmed by transcript evidence), translating to MNTSCTPDVNFLDSPQFLAISMHIVTATVTPFHLLGLYCILYKTPAQMKAVKWYLLNLHVSVMFFDNSVTLLGIPFILATRLAGYSLGLLKFSSYSFLVTMAVSVLSLQSVFIAISGIFESRFRVICKFRWVEKWKKLVSPFFLPYQYIVYPSHLACCVFLIPDQESALKELFKTLPCLPREIYEAPIYVIIEDMRYPMLMIVLNVAAVTIQILFFVLCLVSSSLTQLKEKKMSLKTFQMQKQFLIAVIVQSTAPIICFMVPLFYFIFAFFLAYYNQGMINCLLVIASIHGLISTIAMMVLHRPYREVLSSMIVKTPEVKRLKVLQLSTISRSKIVVL from the exons ATGAATACCTCATGCACCCCCGACGTTAATTTTCTCGATTCCCCACAATTTCTAGCCATATCAATGCATATTGTCACTGCAACTGTCACTCCATTCCACTTACTCGGGCTATACTGTATCTTATATAAAACTCCTGCGCAAATGAAGGCTGTGAAGTGGTATTTGTTAAATTTGCACGTTTCCGTCATGTTCTTCGACAATTCTGTGACACTTTTGGGTATTCCGTTTATATTGGCAACTAGGCTGGCCGGATATTCGCTTGGATTATTGAAATTCTCGAGCTACTCGTTTCTTGTGACTATGGCGGTGTCAGTACTATCCTTGCAAT CCGTATTCATTGCGATCTCTGGCATTTTCGAAAGTAGATTCCGTGTAATTTGCAAGTTTCGTTGggtagaaaaatggaaaaagctAGTGAGCCCATTCTTCCTACCGTATCAATACATAGTCTACCCATCGCACCTAGCGTGCTgtgtatttttaattccggaTCAAGAAAGCGCATTAAAGGAGCTTTTTAAG actctTCCCTGCCTACCCCGTGAAATATACGAAGCACCTATCTATGTGATAATTGAGGACATGCGTTATCCAATGCTCATGATAGTGTTAAACGTGGCAGCAgtaacaattcaaattttattctttGTTTTGTGTCTTGTTTCGAGTAGCTTAACTCAgctgaaagagaaaaaaatgtctCTGAAAACCTTCCAAATGCAAAAGCAATTCCTGATTGCCGTGATAGTGCAGAGCACGGCTCCAATTATTTGTTTCATGGTACctcttttctattttatatttgcattttttctggCGTATTATAATCAAGGAATGATCAATTGTTTACTGGTTATTGCGTCGATTCATGGACTAATCTCAACCATAGCCATGATGGTTCTTCACAGGCCTTACCGAGAAGTCTTGTCGAGTATGATTGTGAAGACACCGGAGGTCAAAAGATTGAAAGTTTTACAGTTGTCCACTATTTCTAGGTCAAAGATTGTCGTGTTGTAA
- the clec-239 gene encoding C-type lectin domain-containing protein (Confirmed by transcript evidence) — translation MICVCLFVLISVARSCIPTQQIETTSAPITTTTTTTTTTTTSTTTTTPIPCPTGWEQFERPSGTWCIKVFIGLGDKANAVSMCAAQGAVVSGIQDQTEREFIVSSYVSLNGNTVGVWLGAQRTAACWSSPLTATCSKTTSFEWTDGSATGSDAFIWNVATEPNNGSLNEHCLLMNWQGFMSDQFCTIPDYTGWVCGKRPM, via the exons ATGATTTGTGTCTGCCTATTTGTACTTATTTCTGTTGCCCGTTCATGTATTCCAACTCAGCAAATTGAAA CCACCTCGGCACCAATAACCACTACAACAACTACCACAACTACAACGACAACATCTACGACCACAACAACTCCCA TTCCGTGCCCGACAGGCTGGGAGCAGTTCGAACGACCTAGTGGGACATGGTGCATTAAG GTATTTATTGGTCTTGGAGATAAAGCAAACGCAGTGAGCATGTGTGCTGCTCAGGGAGCAGTAGTCAGCGGAATTCAAGATCAAACGGAAAGGGAATTCATAGTTA GTTCATATGTTTCATTGAATGGCAATACTGTTGGAGTGTGGCTTGGCGCTCAAAGGACGGCCGCATGTTGGAGTTCACCATTGACCGCAACATGCTCGAAAACGACATCGTTCGAATGGACGGACGGCTCAGCCACCGGCAGCGATGCATTTATTTGGAATGTTGCAACTGAGCCGAACAACGGAAGCCTGAA CGAACATTGTCTTCTCATGAACTGGCAAGGCTTCATGTCTGACCAATT TTGCACTATACCCGATTATACTGGATGGGTGTGTGGGAAAAGGCCGATGTAA